The Hydrogenobacter sp. T-2 region GAGCAACTACCTTGTGGGCTACGGTCTCGTGGTAGGGCTTAGGGGAACGGGTGATGGCAAAAGCACTCTCTTTACAGTGAAAAGCATAGCCAACATGCTAAATAGGATGGGTATAGTGGTTGACCCAAGAAGAATGACCACAAAAAATGTAGCTGCGGTGATGGTTACCGCCAAGCTACCACCCTATGCAAAGCCAGGAATGCCTATAGATGTGGAGGTTTCCTCCATAGGTGATGCCAAAAGTCTGGAAGGTGGTACTCTCCTTCTTACTCCACTGAGAGGTCCAGATGGTGAAGTTTATGCATTGGCTCAAGGACAAGTTATAGTGGGTGGCTACGAGGCAAGGGGTAGAGGTGCTCAGCAGATAAAAAACACTCCCACGGTAGGAAGAATACCAAACGGTGCTATCGTAGAAAGGGAGATACCCTTCCAAAGCATACCTCAGGAGGTCAACCTATACCTTGATAGCCCCAGCTTTGCTCTTGCAAGGCTAATACAGGACAGGTTAAACACAGAATTTGGCATGCAGGTTGCCCAGGCTATTGACGCAAGCACTGTAAGGCTCAATATTCCACCAAATGTAAACCCTGTAGATTTTCTCGCAAGGGTGGAGGAGACTACCATAGACGTACCCTCCATTGCAAGGGTCGTAATAGACAGTAGGACTGGGCTTGTCCTTTTAGGTGGAGATGTAAGAATAAATCCAGTTTCAGTCGCTGTAGGTAGCCTCACGGTTACCATAAGAGAAGCTCCTGAAGTAGTCCAGCCACCTCCTCTTTCTCCCGGAGAGACAAGGGTAGTTCCCAGAACAGAGCTTAATGTTCAAGAAAAGGAGGCGAGGCTTGTAGAGCTCAGAGGTGTCACTATTTCGCAACTTGTGGAATCTTTGAATAGAATAGGTGCAACACCAAGAGAGATAATATCAGTCCTGCAAGCCATTAAAGCCGCAGGAGCCTTAAGGGCAAAGTTAGAAGTCCTCTAAACCAAAACAAGTTCAAGCCTTGCTCTTTCCTCGTCAACACTTACCACTTTGACCCTTACCCTATCTCCAAGTCTATACACCTTGCCAGTATTTACACCTACGAGCCTGTGGGCAGGTTCATCGTATATGTATTGGTCTTCCTTGAGGTTTGTTATGCTTACAAGGCCCTCCACAAGGTATTCTTGCACCTCCACGAATATACCAAAGGAAACAACACCGGTTATGATACCTTCAAATTCCTCGCCGATATGAGCCTTCATGAAACGTGCCTTTAGCCTGTCTATGGCTTCCCTTTCCACCTCCTCCGCAAGTCTTTCTTGCTGTGAAAGGTGCACGCCTGCCATCTCAAGATACTCAAGGGTCTTTTCGTAGTTTATGTCCTGACCTCTTATAGCCTTTTTAAGAAGTCTATGGACTATTAGGTCTGGATATCTTCTTATGGGTGAGGTAAAGTGAGCATAATGCTCTGATGCAAGACCAAAGTGTCCAAGGTTGTGAGGAGAGTAATGAGCCCTTTTCATGCTCCTGAGGGTTAGAAACCTCACGAGGTTTTCCTCTGGCCGTCCCTCAAAGTCTTCT contains the following coding sequences:
- a CDS encoding flagellar basal body P-ring protein FlgI codes for the protein MVCKNISKGFAFLILFFSLSFATRIGDVVTIEGNRSNYLVGYGLVVGLRGTGDGKSTLFTVKSIANMLNRMGIVVDPRRMTTKNVAAVMVTAKLPPYAKPGMPIDVEVSSIGDAKSLEGGTLLLTPLRGPDGEVYALAQGQVIVGGYEARGRGAQQIKNTPTVGRIPNGAIVEREIPFQSIPQEVNLYLDSPSFALARLIQDRLNTEFGMQVAQAIDASTVRLNIPPNVNPVDFLARVEETTIDVPSIARVVIDSRTGLVLLGGDVRINPVSVAVGSLTVTIREAPEVVQPPPLSPGETRVVPRTELNVQEKEARLVELRGVTISQLVESLNRIGATPREIISVLQAIKAAGALRAKLEVL